In one window of Spartinivicinus marinus DNA:
- a CDS encoding M3 family metallopeptidase — protein MKKTVKLSLPLLLMMGCASLSAEETVEENAELEAIQTFCSSKLAENRRLYNQLKAIEGEKTISSFLVPYNQLEVKMTDSYAHAQLYGATHPNADVRNYANNCVKDFTSLSNEISLSQAVYNALLAVDISEADEETKRYHAILVNRFKLSGVDKDAETRASIKNILKEIAATGLQFNKNIREDVKVLLLDSVEQLQGLPQDYIDSHQPGDDGKIRVTTQYTDYKPFMRYAESDDLRKQLFLKYNQRGYPANVAVLTQLVQKRHELAQLLGYESFAEYIISDKMAGNPARVTKLFDDVAKLAKPGKEKDYRKMLAFLQKMDSDAEKVNAWQDSYLADKIKTTEFNLDSKQVREYFSYPKVRDGLFKIVQDLFQVRIQRREEVATWHESVEAYEMYDGETLIGRFFLDMHPRDGKYKHAAQFPYKTGIAGQQVPEAVLVCNFSKDGKALMLHSQVRTFFHEFGHLIHTLFSGEHQWSGISGIKTEMDFAEAPSQMLEEWIWNKEVLQTFATNEHGEVIPDTLVAKMNQARSFKLGMDTMQQLYYGALSLNLYNQNPADYNIAQLNQTLANKYSPYGYIDGTHLYTWFGHLNGYSAMYYTYQWSKAIAADMLTKFKAEGLTNTQVAAEYREKVLSQGGAKPAARLVQDFLGREYNFEAYANQLNASQD, from the coding sequence ATGAAAAAAACTGTAAAACTATCATTACCACTTTTACTGATGATGGGTTGTGCTAGCCTGTCGGCTGAAGAAACAGTGGAAGAAAATGCTGAGCTAGAAGCAATTCAAACTTTTTGTAGTAGCAAACTAGCTGAAAATAGACGTTTGTATAATCAATTGAAAGCCATTGAAGGCGAAAAAACAATTAGCAGTTTTTTAGTACCATATAATCAGCTTGAAGTAAAAATGACGGATAGCTATGCACATGCTCAACTGTATGGTGCTACTCACCCCAATGCTGATGTAAGAAACTATGCAAATAATTGTGTAAAAGATTTTACCAGCCTATCAAATGAAATATCATTATCCCAAGCGGTTTATAATGCTTTATTAGCGGTAGATATTTCTGAAGCCGATGAGGAAACTAAACGTTATCATGCTATTTTAGTGAATAGATTTAAGTTGTCAGGGGTTGATAAGGATGCAGAGACGAGGGCAAGCATAAAAAATATATTAAAAGAAATCGCTGCGACAGGTTTACAATTTAATAAAAATATTCGCGAAGATGTAAAGGTTTTATTACTGGATTCTGTTGAGCAGTTGCAAGGACTACCTCAGGACTATATTGATAGCCATCAACCGGGTGATGATGGAAAAATTAGAGTCACAACCCAGTACACTGACTATAAGCCATTTATGAGGTATGCAGAAAGTGATGACTTACGTAAACAGCTATTTCTAAAATATAATCAGCGAGGATACCCTGCTAATGTTGCGGTATTAACTCAGTTAGTGCAAAAGCGCCATGAGCTGGCCCAACTGCTTGGTTATGAGAGTTTTGCTGAATATATCATCTCTGACAAGATGGCAGGCAACCCAGCTCGGGTAACTAAGCTATTTGATGATGTTGCTAAATTAGCTAAACCAGGTAAGGAGAAAGACTATCGGAAAATGCTGGCATTTCTGCAAAAAATGGATAGTGATGCAGAGAAAGTTAATGCATGGCAAGATAGTTACTTAGCAGATAAAATAAAAACGACAGAGTTTAATTTAGACTCCAAACAGGTTCGTGAATACTTTAGTTACCCTAAAGTGCGTGATGGCTTGTTTAAAATAGTACAAGATTTATTCCAAGTGCGAATCCAGCGTAGAGAAGAGGTGGCTACTTGGCATGAGTCTGTCGAAGCCTATGAAATGTATGATGGAGAAACGTTAATTGGTCGTTTTTTCCTCGATATGCATCCGCGTGATGGTAAGTATAAACATGCCGCACAATTTCCCTATAAAACGGGGATAGCCGGTCAGCAAGTGCCAGAGGCTGTTTTAGTTTGTAACTTCTCAAAAGATGGCAAAGCATTAATGCTACATAGCCAGGTGAGAACATTTTTCCACGAATTTGGTCACTTAATTCATACGCTATTTAGTGGTGAGCATCAATGGTCGGGTATTTCAGGTATCAAAACAGAAATGGATTTTGCTGAAGCACCATCACAAATGCTGGAAGAGTGGATTTGGAATAAAGAAGTACTACAAACGTTTGCTACAAATGAGCATGGTGAAGTCATTCCAGATACGCTTGTTGCTAAAATGAACCAGGCCAGAAGCTTTAAGCTCGGTATGGATACAATGCAACAACTATATTATGGGGCTTTATCGTTAAATTTATACAATCAAAACCCAGCAGACTATAATATTGCGCAACTTAATCAGACGCTTGCGAATAAATATTCTCCTTACGGGTATATTGATGGTACTCACTTGTATACCTGGTTTGGCCATTTAAATGGGTATTCTGCAATGTATTACACCTACCAATGGTCTAAAGCAATCGCTGCTGATATGTTAACCAAGTTTAAGGCTGAGGGTTTGACTAACA
- a CDS encoding calcium-binding protein encodes MTISANDAKKLLNGLNNPTKEDVLNILNQVSYNSPGQAENNVITFFFSGNVGNLSNSEDFTRSAQSILNEMYGHATDSARARMNYSGSSEIFDVANSPVFQNKLIEAFGGDKEAAINFMNGIPDNNGIRSNGYFDTLSENLAKHAYGDVVSITPTANESYSVWNRSELPALLDNPNVTSINGVNREVLLAQYNSGGRTLDALMSISSQVNAASFGNVLSSGMRWYRPDGYIEGFDPGNFLSSLGIDSETAEFIPSGQGELLSNAIGKNIAENPELLSHLREGYNSLKETAANIADSSIGRFLTKSLPFLGLFFASIDAHAAYKQGDTGGAIRTLAKAGVEEFGSLGMELVVGTVVAAGLAAASAPASVVAVAGITTALIAGYAGSELANKTFDEALDALSNNSSALNLPQIDITQSFTLSFDQASKTLAGGQKRPNGKLASESTLKPETTENGSDSVEEKSEPEVSESNGAGSRLTLPTDGESTSSKDGESIIEHDNGTIDIKLPDGQIYRNKKAKDYKEHSDGRVEFTDLKGNKNIFYPKEKKREIYQEGGSKTTIYNDGTTEIITANGIKGVYYPNNRKEFYLKDGSVVIIEPDGQTSKVNHDGAKTSNVDITSSKEGISINGNTFKLPPNIRRDGPNSFTGGTPIKPGGHSTDLTGSALPENTRVNPDGNSFTGSTPIKLGGKSTDVTGSPLPENTRVNPDGNSFTGSTPIKPGGKSTDVTGSPLPENTRVNPDGNSFTGSIPIKPGGKSTDVTGSPLPENTRVNPDGNSFTGSTPIKPGGKSTDLTGSPLPENTRVNPDGNSFTGSTPIKPGGKNTDVTGGPLPEGTKVNPDGNSFSGPGDDLLNVDPSPSGETQGETSEPAEAPVKKGGEGGKAAKPAGNGSQGSNQIIPKDPLVLDLDGDGVELSSLNESNAYFDLNGDGFATHTSWLKGDDGFLALDRNLDGSINNISELFGSPERTGYEELKELDSNNDQQINKYDKQFNQLKIWQDKNGDGVSQHNELKTLDQIGIASISLEYENVSDQVNADAQIARQGKFQWKNGSEGLTAETSGIAADVLFASNPTFTRYTGTVDLDPDVRTVSNIKGYGQMPDLHIAMSLNPELKDYVLNIFSSSATDKLMTEFETLLVKWAGVENIQISDIDPNHRLNVNPNTGRVDFRLAGENFTLPQLGLIKAYTGMGELLLGDGQWRENGEIVTTGGYYRQAYNQIVRNLLTKVAVANGLLTDIMPELSYNPSSDLLTLNTNIDAQLFDRALANMGASLDNSIAISTQWVIITALLELDPLSVDLLKDPIQQLILSFENKNSDKLESLFNNPVFKYLEVDLNIGTSGADYLEGGIGKNNILGFSGNDEIHGNRDNDLLIGNQGNDYLYGKEGNDKLYGGKGHDNLFGQAGNDKLVGEEGDDKLDGGEGDDRLFGGEGDDRLNGGQGDDRLYGGKGDDVINTGTGNDFISAGAGDDILGVGKYVTIEFGAGDGIDEIVNLANGTEKNITIKIKENITSDKLRFLKFGNALVIGFVDNYQDFFILDQYLNADEKVSIKIELPNGDKVSEFPATGFFMDVNKYKQSRQINYYIQGATSASIGYRLRGTEWASRIDGFGIQGTRESDIIFGSAKNDHISDKGLHGGDDYVDARGGDDIIEIAGGSAEVHGGDGNDDILISRGQVTGGRGDDKIKFNAATAFFRKGDGKDALTIGNNSRLQFESPITADGLSFSMDQQDLIIDFPWEGDQIRLTDFVIREGLRLDRVVLAFSDGKEVTTEAIYNELGKTVEKPIANPDSFVTKEDSSFLIDPQKLFVNDFIGENLSPLIIEFFDVKSGYIEERWVTIGQIPWVFYPDENFDGIASFKYRLSNGFKEAEGEVTITVESVNDAPIIERRLNNIRWQAGDEFSYRLPANSFYDPDADDTLTLAATLADGEALPDWLQFDAEQQRFIGEPPADFSGDLAIKLTATDNAGESVSQSFTLTILPAEDTSSTTGEETTPELSDFAQVKTGTNDDEQLLGSQEADLIKGLGGNDRVFAFNGDDYLQGGAGDDRLNGGNGSGKTNDGNDTLEGGAGNDVLYGEAGDDHLVGGIGDDHYYYGVNGGVDTIDNTGGGNDWLFFINGITREQLSYHREDDDLIVRVDGDESQQVRVLNHFKGGDFAIKYIQPSGGYAIPTSSIERELAAQSGAETETAENTGTDNNQSTTTDNSENTTDNTSTTESGTNNSQETTGENTGSTDTTPIDTQVDSYVHLGGHGNNSFTGTSNAETFLGGAGDDTYVFKLGGGQDTIIDTQGKNRLVFEGIQFNQVGSNLFKSGNDLQLSVTGTQDKVIIKDFFTTANIDTIAFKTGGEIKASQLFGIFGLTMPAASAESQPDILGDNTANTLTGTDAAEIIKGYDDNDTLTGGKGNDTLIGGRGNDRYVFKQGDGVDTIIGEGGGTDTIHFEGFSYRDIAQNLFKMGSDLELSKKGTSDKLIVKDFFLGGDNIVDNITFSGGGQLAGAQIFQIFGITNPNPVQSPNYTGLPNETDYAVVFKGDGSSQAITGSTGADWLEAGAGNDVLAGGIGNDLLLGGQGHDTYQFAVGDGQDTINNLTTTPDQDTDVLSLSGISTDKLWLTQEGDDLKVDVLGSADQVTVQNWFADEGYQLDTIETDNAVLSAEKVDTLVQAMAAFNNYETTDGNLTPEVQTAINPVLAAAWQSK; translated from the coding sequence GTGACCATTAGTGCAAATGATGCCAAGAAATTATTAAATGGATTAAATAATCCTACTAAAGAAGATGTATTAAATATACTCAATCAGGTAAGTTATAATTCTCCTGGTCAGGCTGAGAATAATGTTATTACATTTTTCTTTTCAGGTAACGTTGGTAACTTAAGCAATTCTGAAGATTTTACTAGAAGTGCTCAGTCGATTTTAAATGAGATGTATGGACATGCAACTGACTCTGCTAGAGCAAGAATGAATTACTCTGGCTCTTCAGAAATATTTGATGTTGCAAATAGTCCAGTGTTTCAAAACAAATTAATTGAAGCTTTTGGTGGTGATAAAGAGGCTGCCATTAACTTTATGAATGGCATACCAGATAATAATGGCATTAGAAGTAATGGTTACTTTGACACTTTATCTGAAAATCTGGCAAAACATGCTTATGGAGATGTAGTCTCTATCACACCAACTGCTAATGAGTCTTACAGTGTGTGGAATCGCTCTGAATTACCTGCATTACTTGATAATCCTAATGTTACATCGATAAATGGTGTAAACCGTGAAGTTTTATTAGCTCAGTATAATTCTGGTGGTAGAACACTTGATGCACTAATGTCTATTTCTAGCCAGGTTAATGCTGCATCTTTTGGTAATGTACTTAGTTCAGGTATGCGATGGTATAGGCCTGATGGTTACATAGAAGGGTTTGATCCTGGTAACTTTTTATCAAGCCTAGGCATAGATAGCGAAACCGCTGAGTTTATACCAAGTGGACAAGGTGAATTGCTTTCTAATGCCATAGGGAAAAATATTGCTGAAAACCCAGAGTTGCTCTCACACTTGAGAGAGGGATATAACTCATTAAAAGAAACTGCAGCTAATATAGCAGACTCTTCAATAGGCCGATTTTTGACCAAGTCATTACCATTCCTGGGCCTCTTCTTTGCGTCTATTGATGCCCATGCCGCCTATAAACAAGGTGACACAGGTGGAGCCATACGTACTCTGGCTAAAGCAGGAGTTGAAGAGTTTGGCAGCTTGGGGATGGAGCTTGTTGTTGGTACTGTCGTAGCTGCTGGGCTTGCCGCTGCATCAGCTCCAGCTTCTGTAGTCGCTGTTGCCGGTATTACCACCGCATTGATTGCAGGATATGCAGGTAGTGAACTAGCTAACAAAACATTTGATGAAGCATTAGATGCGTTGTCTAATAATTCAAGTGCTTTAAATCTACCTCAGATAGATATTACTCAGTCTTTTACACTTTCTTTTGACCAAGCGTCTAAAACATTAGCTGGTGGTCAAAAACGTCCTAATGGAAAGCTTGCTTCTGAGTCAACGCTCAAACCAGAAACAACAGAAAATGGAAGCGATTCAGTTGAAGAAAAGTCTGAGCCAGAAGTGTCTGAGTCAAATGGAGCTGGAAGCCGACTTACTCTTCCAACTGATGGAGAATCAACCTCAAGTAAAGATGGAGAGAGTATTATAGAGCATGATAATGGCACAATTGATATAAAATTACCTGATGGACAGATATATAGGAACAAAAAAGCCAAAGATTACAAAGAACATTCTGACGGTAGAGTTGAATTTACAGACTTGAAGGGCAATAAAAATATCTTTTACCCAAAAGAAAAGAAAAGGGAAATTTACCAGGAAGGTGGTTCTAAAACGACAATATATAACGATGGTACAACTGAGATAATAACTGCTAATGGAATTAAAGGTGTTTATTATCCAAATAACAGAAAAGAGTTTTACCTTAAAGATGGTAGTGTAGTTATTATTGAGCCGGATGGTCAAACGTCTAAAGTTAATCATGATGGGGCTAAAACCAGCAATGTAGATATCACATCATCCAAAGAGGGTATTTCTATCAATGGAAATACGTTTAAGTTACCGCCTAATATAAGAAGAGATGGCCCTAATAGCTTTACAGGTGGAACGCCAATAAAACCAGGTGGCCACAGTACCGATTTAACAGGGAGTGCCTTACCCGAAAACACTCGTGTAAACCCCGATGGAAATAGCTTTACAGGAAGCACGCCTATTAAGCTGGGGGGTAAGAGTACTGATGTAACCGGCAGCCCTTTACCCGAAAATACCCGTGTGAACCCCGATGGAAACAGCTTTACTGGTAGTACACCGATTAAACCTGGTGGTAAGAGTACTGATGTAACTGGGAGTCCTTTACCTGAGAATACCCGTGTAAACCCTGATGGGAACAGCTTTACAGGTAGTATACCGATTAAACCAGGCGGGAAAAGTACTGATGTGACAGGAAGTCCTCTACCTGAAAATACCCGAGTAAACCCTGATGGGAACAGCTTTACAGGTAGTACACCGATTAAACCTGGTGGTAAAAGTACTGATTTAACGGGGAGCCCTTTACCCGAAAATACCCGTGTGAACCCCGATGGAAACAGCTTTACAGGTAGTACACCAATTAAACCAGGAGGCAAAAATACTGATGTAACTGGTGGGCCTTTACCTGAAGGCACCAAGGTTAATCCAGATGGAAATAGCTTTTCTGGGCCTGGTGATGATTTACTAAATGTTGACCCCAGTCCGTCTGGCGAAACCCAGGGGGAAACTAGTGAGCCTGCTGAAGCTCCGGTGAAAAAAGGCGGTGAGGGTGGTAAAGCGGCTAAACCTGCGGGTAATGGAAGCCAAGGTTCAAATCAAATAATTCCAAAAGATCCTTTAGTGCTTGACTTGGATGGTGATGGGGTCGAGCTTTCTAGTCTAAATGAAAGTAATGCTTATTTTGATTTAAATGGTGATGGTTTTGCTACTCATACATCTTGGTTGAAAGGTGATGATGGGTTTTTAGCGCTTGATAGAAATTTAGATGGTTCGATAAATAATATTAGTGAATTATTTGGTAGCCCTGAACGTACTGGATATGAAGAACTAAAAGAACTAGACAGCAACAACGACCAACAAATTAACAAGTATGATAAGCAGTTTAATCAGTTAAAAATTTGGCAAGATAAAAATGGCGATGGTGTTAGTCAGCATAATGAGTTAAAGACACTTGATCAAATAGGAATAGCTAGCATTAGTTTGGAGTACGAAAATGTATCAGATCAAGTTAATGCAGATGCCCAAATTGCTCGTCAAGGTAAATTTCAATGGAAAAATGGCTCTGAAGGGTTAACCGCTGAAACATCAGGTATTGCAGCTGATGTACTTTTCGCTTCTAACCCAACATTTACTCGTTATACGGGTACTGTAGATTTAGACCCTGATGTGAGAACTGTGAGCAATATTAAGGGATATGGTCAAATGCCAGATCTACACATAGCCATGAGTTTAAATCCAGAGCTCAAGGATTATGTACTTAATATTTTTAGTTCTTCAGCAACTGATAAGCTAATGACTGAGTTTGAAACTCTCTTAGTGAAATGGGCGGGTGTAGAAAATATTCAGATTAGCGATATAGATCCTAATCATCGTCTTAATGTAAATCCTAATACAGGTCGAGTAGACTTTAGATTAGCAGGTGAAAATTTTACGTTGCCTCAATTAGGTTTAATCAAAGCTTACACGGGCATGGGTGAACTATTGCTAGGTGATGGCCAGTGGCGTGAAAATGGTGAAATTGTTACTACTGGTGGTTATTATCGCCAAGCGTATAATCAAATTGTTCGCAATTTATTAACTAAGGTGGCCGTAGCAAATGGATTATTGACAGATATAATGCCTGAATTGAGTTATAATCCTTCTAGTGATTTGCTTACCCTAAATACTAACATTGATGCTCAGCTATTTGACAGAGCCTTAGCAAATATGGGTGCATCTTTGGATAATTCAATTGCTATCAGTACTCAGTGGGTAATCATTACAGCATTACTAGAATTAGATCCATTATCAGTTGACTTATTAAAAGATCCAATTCAACAGCTAATACTATCATTTGAAAATAAAAACTCAGATAAGTTAGAATCTTTATTTAATAATCCAGTTTTTAAGTATCTTGAAGTAGACTTAAATATTGGGACTTCAGGTGCTGACTATCTTGAAGGTGGGATAGGAAAAAATAATATACTTGGATTTAGTGGGAATGACGAAATTCATGGTAATAGGGATAATGACCTGCTGATAGGTAATCAAGGAAATGATTATTTGTATGGAAAAGAAGGTAATGACAAGCTTTATGGTGGTAAGGGTCATGATAATCTCTTTGGTCAAGCCGGTAATGACAAGCTTGTTGGAGAGGAAGGTGATGATAAGCTTGATGGGGGCGAGGGTGATGACAGGCTATTCGGTGGAGAGGGTGATGATAGGCTAAATGGTGGCCAGGGTGATGACAGACTATATGGAGGAAAAGGTGATGACGTTATAAATACTGGAACTGGCAATGACTTTATTTCAGCAGGTGCAGGCGACGATATTTTAGGTGTTGGGAAATACGTAACAATTGAGTTTGGTGCTGGTGATGGAATAGACGAAATTGTTAATTTAGCTAATGGAACAGAGAAAAATATCACTATTAAAATAAAAGAAAATATTACGAGTGATAAGTTAAGGTTTCTTAAGTTTGGTAATGCATTAGTCATTGGATTTGTAGATAACTATCAGGATTTCTTTATTCTTGATCAGTATTTGAATGCAGATGAAAAAGTAAGCATTAAAATTGAGCTGCCTAATGGTGATAAAGTTTCAGAGTTTCCTGCCACTGGCTTTTTTATGGATGTGAATAAATACAAACAATCAAGGCAAATTAATTATTATATCCAAGGAGCAACCTCTGCATCGATTGGGTATCGCCTTAGAGGGACTGAATGGGCAAGTCGGATTGATGGATTTGGCATTCAGGGAACTAGGGAAAGTGATATTATTTTCGGGTCAGCAAAAAATGACCATATTAGTGATAAAGGATTACATGGTGGAGACGACTATGTCGATGCACGAGGCGGTGATGATATAATTGAAATAGCAGGAGGGAGTGCTGAAGTTCATGGTGGTGATGGTAATGACGATATCTTGATTAGTCGTGGCCAAGTCACAGGCGGACGTGGTGACGATAAAATAAAATTCAATGCTGCAACGGCCTTCTTCCGCAAAGGAGATGGAAAGGATGCGCTAACAATTGGTAATAATAGTCGATTACAGTTTGAATCACCTATTACTGCTGACGGTTTGAGTTTCTCAATGGATCAACAGGATTTAATCATCGACTTCCCTTGGGAAGGGGATCAAATTCGATTAACGGACTTTGTTATTCGTGAAGGTTTGCGGCTAGATAGAGTAGTTCTGGCGTTTTCTGATGGCAAGGAGGTTACAACAGAAGCCATTTATAATGAGCTTGGTAAAACAGTTGAAAAGCCCATTGCAAATCCAGATAGCTTTGTAACTAAAGAAGACAGTAGCTTTTTAATAGATCCACAAAAACTATTTGTAAATGATTTTATTGGTGAAAATTTAAGTCCACTGATTATTGAGTTTTTTGATGTAAAGAGTGGGTATATAGAAGAACGATGGGTAACAATAGGACAAATTCCCTGGGTATTTTATCCAGATGAAAATTTTGATGGTATTGCATCATTTAAATATCGGTTGTCAAACGGCTTTAAAGAAGCTGAAGGTGAGGTGACAATTACTGTTGAATCAGTGAACGATGCCCCTATCATCGAACGCCGATTAAACAATATCCGCTGGCAAGCCGGTGATGAATTTAGTTATCGCCTTCCTGCTAATAGCTTTTATGATCCTGATGCTGACGATACCTTAACCCTGGCGGCGACATTAGCTGATGGTGAAGCCTTACCTGATTGGTTGCAGTTTGATGCGGAACAACAACGGTTTATTGGTGAGCCGCCAGCAGATTTTTCAGGTGACTTAGCCATTAAGCTAACTGCTACAGATAATGCTGGAGAGTCAGTATCCCAATCGTTTACGTTAACCATTTTACCTGCTGAAGACACTAGTAGTACAACAGGTGAAGAAACGACACCTGAATTAAGTGATTTTGCCCAGGTCAAAACCGGCACTAATGATGATGAACAACTGTTGGGCAGTCAGGAAGCCGATTTAATTAAAGGCTTAGGTGGCAATGACCGTGTTTTTGCGTTCAATGGCGATGACTACTTGCAAGGTGGCGCTGGCGATGATCGCTTAAATGGCGGTAATGGTTCGGGTAAAACCAACGATGGTAACGATACCTTAGAAGGTGGAGCCGGTAATGATGTGTTGTATGGTGAAGCCGGCGATGATCACCTTGTAGGTGGTATCGGTGATGACCATTATTATTATGGGGTAAACGGTGGGGTTGATACCATAGACAACACCGGTGGTGGAAACGACTGGTTATTCTTTATTAATGGTATTACCCGTGAACAGTTAAGTTACCATCGTGAAGACGATGATTTAATTGTGCGGGTTGATGGTGATGAAAGCCAGCAAGTACGGGTTTTAAACCATTTTAAAGGCGGTGATTTTGCGATTAAATACATTCAGCCTTCAGGTGGTTATGCAATCCCCACATCCAGTATCGAGCGTGAATTAGCGGCACAGTCTGGTGCAGAAACTGAAACTGCTGAAAATACTGGTACCGATAACAATCAATCCACGACTACTGATAATAGTGAAAATACCACCGACAATACTTCAACCACGGAGTCAGGAACCAATAACAGTCAGGAAACCACTGGCGAGAATACAGGTTCAACAGATACGACACCGATTGATACCCAAGTGGATAGCTATGTTCATCTCGGTGGGCATGGTAATAATAGCTTCACTGGCACGAGTAACGCTGAGACTTTCTTGGGTGGTGCTGGCGATGATACCTATGTATTTAAGCTCGGTGGTGGTCAGGACACGATTATTGATACCCAAGGGAAAAACCGCTTGGTATTTGAAGGAATTCAGTTTAATCAGGTGGGTTCAAACTTATTTAAATCGGGTAATGATTTACAACTGAGTGTTACCGGTACCCAAGATAAAGTCATTATTAAAGACTTTTTTACTACGGCCAATATCGACACCATTGCCTTTAAAACAGGCGGCGAAATTAAAGCCAGTCAATTATTCGGTATTTTTGGTTTAACTATGCCTGCTGCCTCAGCAGAAAGTCAGCCAGACATATTGGGTGATAATACCGCTAATACGCTAACCGGTACGGATGCCGCTGAAATTATCAAAGGCTATGATGACAATGACACGCTCACCGGTGGCAAAGGCAACGATACGCTTATTGGTGGTCGTGGTAATGATCGCTATGTGTTTAAACAAGGTGATGGTGTAGATACCATTATTGGAGAGGGAGGAGGTACTGATACTATCCACTTTGAAGGGTTTAGTTATCGGGATATTGCCCAGAACCTGTTTAAAATGGGGAGTGATTTAGAACTGTCGAAGAAGGGCACCAGTGATAAGTTGATTGTTAAAGACTTTTTCTTGGGTGGTGATAATATCGTAGACAACATAACTTTTTCAGGAGGTGGGCAATTAGCAGGTGCGCAAATATTCCAAATATTTGGCATTACTAATCCTAACCCTGTTCAATCGCCTAATTATACCGGACTGCCTAATGAAACTGACTATGCGGTTGTATTTAAAGGGGATGGTAGTAGTCAGGCGATTACCGGATCAACAGGCGCTGATTGGTTAGAAGCTGGTGCAGGTAATGACGTACTAGCTGGTGGAATAGGCAACGATTTATTGCTGGGTGGGCAAGGGCATGATACTTATCAGTTTGCCGTCGGTGATGGGCAGGATACTATTAATAACCTCACTACTACACCAGATCAGGATACTGATGTACTTAGTCTGTCGGGCATTTCCACAGATAAATTATGGTTGACTCAGGAAGGTGATGATCTAAAAGTGGATGTACTTGGCTCTGCTGACCAAGTCACCGTCCAAAATTGGTTTGCTGATGAAGGCTACCAACTAGATACGATCGAAACTGACAATGCTGTGTTATCAGCTGAAAAAGTGGATACGTTGGTGCAAGCCATGGCGGCTTTTAATAACTATGAGACCACTGATGGAAATTTAACCCCAGAGGTTCAAACAGCGATTAATCCAGTATTAGCTGCTGCTTGGCAAAGTAAATAA
- a CDS encoding acyl-CoA desaturase, whose amino-acid sequence MDTNNETPRIKPSNELVNPVDGIVNWSFSKSVWLTAHGLIALIGGLFTLSLEAILVFFTTTAITLCLGHSLGMHRRLIHNSYECPKWLEYFFVHLGTLVGMAGPLGMVYSHDLRDWAQRQPNCHDYLRHGQGFLKDGWWQLHCDIHLTHPPEFQPEPALANDKVYQWMERTWMWQQLPWAILFFCIGGLPWVIWGISARIVVSVTGHWLIGYFAHNQGGRDWHLKGAAVQGHNVKFAGLITMGESWHNNHHAYPGSAILGIYKGQTDPGWWVLNRLMNIGLVWNVKLPEDMPYRPELNAISEKGLQADLVKSPKPCALMSRLSLG is encoded by the coding sequence ATGGATACCAATAACGAAACCCCCCGTATCAAACCCAGTAATGAGTTAGTCAACCCAGTTGATGGCATAGTGAACTGGTCATTTTCTAAATCAGTATGGTTAACTGCCCATGGGCTTATTGCACTGATCGGTGGACTATTCACCTTATCCTTGGAAGCCATTCTGGTTTTTTTTACAACCACAGCAATTACCTTATGTTTAGGTCATTCCCTGGGAATGCATCGGCGGCTTATCCATAACAGTTACGAATGTCCCAAATGGTTGGAGTATTTTTTTGTCCATTTAGGGACCTTAGTAGGAATGGCGGGGCCATTAGGGATGGTATATAGCCATGACTTACGAGACTGGGCACAACGACAACCCAATTGCCATGATTATTTACGCCATGGCCAAGGTTTTTTAAAAGATGGTTGGTGGCAACTGCATTGTGATATTCACTTAACCCATCCCCCTGAATTTCAACCCGAGCCTGCCCTTGCTAACGATAAAGTCTATCAATGGATGGAACGTACCTGGATGTGGCAACAACTACCTTGGGCCATTTTATTTTTCTGTATTGGCGGACTACCTTGGGTAATCTGGGGGATTAGTGCCCGCATCGTGGTATCCGTAACCGGCCATTGGTTAATTGGTTATTTTGCCCATAATCAAGGAGGCCGAGATTGGCATCTAAAAGGCGCTGCTGTTCAGGGACACAACGTAAAATTCGCTGGGTTAATAACCATGGGCGAATCCTGGCACAACAACCACCATGCCTATCCAGGTTCTGCCATCTTAGGTATTTATAAAGGCCAAACCGATCCCGGTTGGTGGGTATTAAATCGCTTAATGAATATTGGCTTAGTTTGGAATGTAAAACTACCTGAAGACATGCCTTATCGCCCTGAATTAAATGCCATCAGTGAGAAAGGGTTACAAGCTGATTTGGTGAAATCGCCTAAACCTTGTGCGTTGATGAGCCGGTTGAGTTTGGGGTGA